A single Camelus dromedarius isolate mCamDro1 chromosome 26, mCamDro1.pat, whole genome shotgun sequence DNA region contains:
- the OTUD1 gene encoding OTU domain-containing protein 1, producing the protein MQLYSSVYTHYPAGGPGPTAAAPAPPAAAAAAPAPFTVSLQPPGPASGAPEPETGECQPAAAAEPREAAAAPAAKMPAFSSCFEVVSGAAAPASAAAAGPSGGSCKPPLPPHYTSTAQITVRALGADRLLLRGPEPGASVPAAPACRCLLLPPLPGAPVPQGRGSMAWPLEELLRPDGAESAGLDAAREGPDRNFRLSEHRQALAAAKHRGPAPPPGSLEPGPGRGPWAEERPAERSFRGWDRAGDRSEPPGAEEPRRPDSEAEAPPARSGEAAQGGAAEAVVVSTSDPPDEELALYLVEVERQDKYLRQRNQYRFHIIPDGNCLYRAVSKAVYGDQSLHWELREETVHYIADHLDQFSPLIEGDVGEFIIAAAQDGVWAGYPELLAMGQMLNVNIHLTTGGRLESPTVSTMIHYLGPEDSLRPSIWLSWLSNGHYDAVLDHSYPNPEYDNWCRQTQVQRKRDEELAKSMAISLSKMYIEQNACS; encoded by the coding sequence ATGCAGCTCTACAGCAGCGTCTACACCCACTACCCAGCCGGGGGCCCGGGTCCCACGGCCGCAGCCCCCGCTccgcctgccgccgccgccgccgcccccgcgccATTCACGGTCTCTCTGCAGCCGCCGGGACCTGCCAGCGGCGCGCCGGAGCCCGAGACCGGTGAGTGCCAGCCGGCCGCGGCCGCCGAGCCCCGCgaagccgccgccgcccccgccgccaaGATGCCCGCCTTCTCCTCCTGCTTCGAGGTGGTGTCCGGGGCCGCCGCCCCCgcctcggccgccgccgccggaCCGTCCGGCGGGTCCTGCaagccgccgctgccgccgcatTACACGTCCACCGCGCAGATCACCGTGCGGGCCTTGGGCGCCGACCGGCTCCTGCTGCGCGGCCCCGAGCCCGGCGCCTCGGTGCCCGCCGCCCCGGCCTGCCgctgcctcctgctgcccccGTTGCCAGGCGCTCCCGTCCCGCAGGGGCGGGGCTCCATGGCCTGGCCCCTGGAGGAGCTGCTGAGGCCAGACGGCGCCGAGTCTGCGGGCCTGGACGCGGCCCGCGAGGGTCCCGACAGAAACTTCCGACTGAGCGAGCACCGCCAGGCCCTGGCCGCCGCCAAGCACCGAGGCCCCGCGCCGCCCCCGGGGAGCCTGGAGCCCGGCCCCGGCCGCGGCCCGTGGGCCGAGGAACGCCCGGCGGAGAGGAGCTTCCGGGGCTGGGACCGGGCCGGAGACCGTAGCGAGCCTCCCGGCGCCGAAGAGCCGCGGCGGCCCGACTCGGAGGCCGAGGCGCCCCCGGCTCGGAGCGGCGAGGCAGCCCAGGGCGGCGCGGCGGAGGCAGTGGTCGTTTCCACGTCGGATCCACCGGACGAGGAACTGGCCCTGTacctggtggaggtggagaggcAGGACAAGTACCTGCGACAGAGGAACCAGTATCGATTTCACATCATTCCCGACGGCAACTGTCTCTACCGAGCAGTCAGCAAGGCGGTGTACGGAgaccagagcctgcactgggagctgagggaggagacggTGCACTACATCGCCGACCACCTCGACCAGTTTAGCCCCCTGATTGAGGGCGACGTCGGGGAGTTTATCATCGCTGCTGCTCAAGACGGGGTGTGGGCCGGGTACCCCGAACTGCTGGCCATGGGTCAGATGCTGAACGTGAATATACACCTAACTACTGGAGGGAGGTTGGAGAGCCCCACGGTGTCTACCATGATTCACTATTTGGGCCCAGAGGATTCCCTAAGGCCTAGCATTTGGCTCAGTTGGCTCAGCAACGGACATTATGATGCAGTGTTAGATCACTCCTATCCTAATCCGGAGTATGACAATTGGTGCAGGCAGACTCAAGTGCAGAGAAAACGCGACGAAGAACTTGCCAAGTCCATGGCCATATCCCTATCCAAAATGTATATTGAACAAAATGCATGCTCTTGA